A region from the Algoriphagus machipongonensis genome encodes:
- a CDS encoding Dabb family protein: MKSRRQFLSTMGVASAAALLPIQSIAKEMAKQKMIHQVYFWLHDVANTEEFLTEAVPMLGRCKTVGKFIAGTPADTADRDVVDHSFQVSCTIFFDSLEDQNVYQTDPTHLEFIEKYSSMWSKVQVYDIAI; the protein is encoded by the coding sequence ATGAAATCAAGACGACAATTCTTATCAACAATGGGAGTAGCAAGTGCTGCAGCCCTTTTACCTATTCAATCAATCGCTAAAGAAATGGCAAAACAAAAAATGATCCATCAAGTCTATTTTTGGCTACACGACGTAGCTAATACTGAAGAATTCCTAACGGAGGCAGTTCCAATGTTAGGAAGATGTAAAACAGTTGGGAAATTTATTGCTGGAACTCCTGCAGACACTGCGGACAGAGATGTAGTAGATCATAGTTTTCAGGTTTCTTGTACTATTTTCTTCGACAGTTTAGAAGATCAAAACGTATATCAAACTGACCCAACTCATTTAGAATTTATCGAGAAATATTCATCAATGTGGAGTAAAGTCCAAGTTTACGATATCGCTATCTAA